Within Candidatus Methanomethylicota archaeon, the genomic segment ATGATGTTAAACTTCTTAGGGAGATTTATGAAGCTAGTGGTGGAGTTGAAGTCTTCCTATCCTTTGAAGATGTTGTTAGAGATGTTTTACTTGCCTTCCTTAGGCTTAGGTATCCATCTGAATTTGCCCATAGACGTGAAATAGATTCCAAAACCACCATTGTTAGGGAGCTTCACGTTTATGGACCTCAAGTTCCAGTGGGTTTCAAGCCAACCATTGAGTGGCAACATAGGGGGCTTGGAAGCCTATTGATGGCTGAAGCTGAAAGGATATCCCTTGAAGAATTTGATGCCAAGAAGATTCTAGTTTTATCTGGTATTGGTGTTAGGGATTACTATAGGGGTTTGGGTTACCGTAAACTTAGGGATAGCCCATACATGTGTAAAGTTTTGAAATAAATTATCGAAACCGTTAATTCTTGAATTCACATATATCATATTAGATGGGTATGGAGTTTGATATACTCATAGTTGGTGGAAGGGTTTTTGATGGTACTGGTAATCCATGGTTTTATGGGGATATAGGTGTTCTTGGTGATAAGATAGCGTTTATTGGTAAGGCTAGGGGTGTTGATGCGAAGATGGTTATTGATGCATCTGGATTGGCTGTGGCTCCAGGGTTCATTGATATGCATAGCCATTCCGATTTGGAATTGCTTGTTGATGGTAGAGCTATAAGTAAAATTCATCAGGGGGTTACGTTGGAGGTTGTGGGTAATTGTGGTAGTTCTGCAGCTCCATTGAATGATCTACTGAAAGCCCATATGGAGAAGTTTGTTTTGCCAGAGTATGATTGGCAGATAAAGTTGGATTGGTCTACGATGGGTGAATACTTCAATAAACTTGAGAAGGGTGGGATTTCCTTGAATGTTGCTTCCCATGTTGGGCATTCAAATGTTAGGGCGTGTGTTTTGGGGTTTGATAATAGGGAGCCAACAAGTAGGGAGCTTGAGGATATGAAGAAGCTTGTTGCTGATGCCATGAGGGATGGAGCTGTGGGTTTAAGTACAGGTTTAATATATCCCCCAAGCTGTTATGCGAAGACTGGAGAGATAATTGAGTTGGCTAAGGTTGTGGCTGATTATGGTGGGATATATGCAAGTCACATTAGGGGTGAAGGTGAAACTTTACTTGAAGCTGTTAGGGAAGCTATACGTATTGGACGTGAAGCAAAAGTTCCAGTGGAGATAAGCCACTTCAAAGCCAGTGGAAAGCTGAATTGGGGTAAAGTTAAAGATGCTGCAAAAATTATTGAGGAAGCTAGGGAGATGGGTGTAGATGTAACTGCAGATCAATACCCATACATAGCTGCAAGTACAAGTCTCTCAGCACTACTACCTGAATGGGCTCATGAAGGTGGAGCTGAAAAGCTACTTGAAAGATTAAAGAATCCAGAATCTCTAAATAAGATTAAAAGTCATTTGGAAATGTATAAGCGGAGGGATCCAGAATACTGGAATAGGATAATGATATCATACTTGGAGAAGAATAAACAGTTCCTTGGAAAGACTATTAGTGAAATATCTTCCATGCTGAATTTATCCCCTGAGGATACCGTGATAAAATTGTTGCTTGATGAGGAGACTAGGGTTTCACATATAAGTTTTGGTAT encodes:
- a CDS encoding D-aminoacylase produces the protein MGMEFDILIVGGRVFDGTGNPWFYGDIGVLGDKIAFIGKARGVDAKMVIDASGLAVAPGFIDMHSHSDLELLVDGRAISKIHQGVTLEVVGNCGSSAAPLNDLLKAHMEKFVLPEYDWQIKLDWSTMGEYFNKLEKGGISLNVASHVGHSNVRACVLGFDNREPTSRELEDMKKLVADAMRDGAVGLSTGLIYPPSCYAKTGEIIELAKVVADYGGIYASHIRGEGETLLEAVREAIRIGREAKVPVEISHFKASGKLNWGKVKDAAKIIEEAREMGVDVTADQYPYIAASTSLSALLPEWAHEGGAEKLLERLKNPESLNKIKSHLEMYKRRDPEYWNRIMISYLEKNKQFLGKTISEISSMLNLSPEDTVIKLLLDEETRVSHISFGMCEEDVEYVMRLPWVMVGSDGSAVAPEGVLGKGKPHPRYYGTFPRVLGVYSRERKVISLEQAIRKMTYLPAWRLGFRDRGIIREGAYADIVVFDPKTVIDNATFIDPHRLPSGILHVIVNGVVIIYNGVHTGAKAGRVLRRYGFEKLKTS